The following proteins are encoded in a genomic region of Dysgonomonadaceae bacterium PH5-43:
- a CDS encoding putative ABC transport system permease protein (product_source=KO:K02004; cog=COG0577; ko=KO:K02004; pfam=PF02687,PF12704; transmembrane_helix_parts=Inside_1_20,TMhelix_21_43,Outside_44_279,TMhelix_280_302,Inside_303_334,TMhelix_335_357,Outside_358_366,TMhelix_367_389,Inside_390_406), with amino-acid sequence MNIFNLIQIAIEALLRNKTRALLTMLGIIIGIASVIAMVSLGQSSQMSINNQISTMGTNLIMVMRESQRQGGVNIGSGNVQTLKSEDADAIIKDAKYVSMVSPLVSASGQLVNGSNNWPSQLQGGNEHLLAIRKLEIAEGTNITANDVRTYAKVCIVGQTVVDNLFPNGENPIGQTIRYNKTPFKIIGVLASKGQNQMGQDQDDIVITPYTTVQKRVLAINYIHMIYASAASENVVTAASEEIEGILRTQHKIREGQDDDFRVRTQQEMLDMMSSITGFLTVLLAAIASISLVVGGIGIMNIMYVTVTERTKEIGLRMSIGAHTKDILLQFLCESTILSLIGGIIGILLGLALSYGISMALNWPFALSIPAVVLSFLVCAATGIFFGWYPAKKASALDPINALRYE; translated from the coding sequence AATAATAGGTATTGCTTCGGTAATTGCGATGGTAAGTTTAGGACAAAGTTCTCAAATGAGTATCAATAATCAGATTTCAACTATGGGAACTAATCTTATAATGGTTATGCGTGAGAGCCAAAGACAAGGAGGTGTAAATATTGGTTCGGGTAATGTTCAGACTTTGAAGAGCGAAGATGCCGATGCAATAATTAAAGATGCAAAGTATGTGTCTATGGTGTCGCCATTGGTTAGTGCAAGCGGACAGTTAGTTAATGGCTCTAATAACTGGCCAAGCCAATTGCAGGGAGGTAATGAACATTTACTGGCTATACGAAAGCTTGAAATTGCAGAAGGCACTAATATTACGGCTAATGATGTTCGTACTTATGCTAAAGTTTGTATCGTAGGACAAACAGTTGTAGACAATCTGTTTCCTAATGGAGAAAACCCGATAGGACAAACTATTCGCTACAATAAAACACCTTTTAAGATTATAGGTGTGCTTGCCTCTAAGGGACAAAATCAGATGGGGCAAGACCAAGATGATATTGTAATAACTCCGTATACTACAGTTCAGAAACGAGTGTTAGCTATAAATTATATTCATATGATTTATGCTTCAGCCGCATCCGAGAATGTTGTAACTGCTGCAAGTGAAGAAATAGAGGGAATATTAAGAACGCAACATAAAATACGCGAAGGACAAGACGATGACTTCCGTGTGCGCACTCAGCAAGAGATGCTTGATATGATGAGTTCTATTACGGGTTTTCTTACGGTGTTGTTGGCAGCTATAGCCTCTATCTCGTTGGTTGTTGGCGGTATAGGTATTATGAATATAATGTATGTTACGGTTACAGAGCGTACTAAAGAAATAGGTTTGCGTATGTCTATTGGAGCTCATACTAAAGATATATTGTTGCAGTTTTTATGCGAAAGTACAATTCTTAGTCTGATAGGTGGTATTATAGGAATATTATTAGGTTTGGCACTGTCTTACGGAATATCAATGGCTCTTAACTGGCCTTTTGCCTTAAGTATTCCTGCGGTAGTATTGTCGTTTTTAGTGTGTGCAGCAACAGGAATATTCTTTGGTTGGTATCCTGCTAAAAAGGCATCGGCTTTAGATCCTATAAATGCATTGAGATACGAATAA